In one Polynucleobacter sp. JS-JIR-5-A7 genomic region, the following are encoded:
- a CDS encoding peptidylprolyl isomerase: MLNTRHLISFSLAALLISAPTFAQNAAIVNGKSIPKAQLDKLVQKSGQGDNPQVRDQAREMLVTKELILQEADKRGVIQKESVREQLEQSRVGILVAAVFEDYIEKEGVTVAELNAAYESVKTQYTGKEYHIEHILVEKETDAKAIIAQIKAGGNFGEIAKAKSKDPGSATNGGDLGWVNDKALVPEFSKAMVQLKNGQMTDKPVKSQFGWHIIKTVDSRDMKAPSFDELKAELKQMIASDQNWQKAKFTEMMQKLRAKAKVQ, translated from the coding sequence ATGTTAAATACCCGTCACCTGATCTCTTTTAGCCTAGCCGCACTCCTGATTTCAGCACCAACCTTTGCGCAAAATGCAGCCATCGTGAATGGCAAGTCCATCCCTAAAGCTCAGCTAGATAAATTGGTGCAAAAGTCAGGGCAAGGAGATAACCCTCAGGTACGCGATCAAGCACGTGAAATGCTGGTGACTAAAGAATTAATTCTGCAAGAGGCTGATAAGCGTGGCGTGATTCAAAAAGAATCTGTGCGCGAACAGTTAGAGCAATCACGCGTAGGCATCTTAGTTGCTGCTGTTTTTGAAGACTATATCGAAAAAGAAGGTGTCACTGTGGCAGAACTCAATGCTGCTTATGAATCGGTTAAGACGCAATATACCGGCAAGGAATACCATATCGAGCATATTTTGGTTGAGAAAGAGACTGATGCAAAAGCCATCATTGCTCAAATCAAAGCCGGCGGCAACTTTGGAGAGATTGCTAAAGCCAAGTCAAAGGATCCGGGTTCAGCGACGAACGGCGGCGACCTTGGCTGGGTAAATGACAAAGCACTTGTTCCAGAGTTCTCTAAGGCAATGGTGCAACTAAAGAACGGTCAAATGACTGATAAACCAGTGAAATCACAGTTTGGCTGGCACATCATTAAGACAGTTGACTCTCGAGATATGAAGGCGCCTAGCTTTGACGAACTCAAGGCAGAGTTGAAACAGATGATTGCTTCTGATCAAAATTGGCAGAAAGCTAAATTTACCGAGATGATGCAAAAACTTCGTGCGAAGGCAAAAGTTCAGTAA
- a CDS encoding BolA family transcriptional regulator, translating into MTLNQKRITLFEEDLNKAFDIQRLQIEDESHLHAGHAGAASGGGHFKVTIVAPEFQGLTLVARHRAIYAALHRHIPSEIHALTITAQTPQEANI; encoded by the coding sequence ATGACCCTTAACCAAAAACGCATTACCCTGTTTGAAGAAGATTTAAATAAGGCTTTTGATATTCAACGGCTACAGATCGAAGACGAGAGTCATCTGCATGCGGGGCATGCGGGCGCAGCCTCAGGCGGTGGACACTTTAAGGTCACCATCGTTGCCCCAGAATTTCAGGGATTAACTCTGGTCGCCCGTCATCGGGCAATTTATGCCGCTTTGCATCGCCATATTCCTAGCGAAATCCATGCCTTAACGATTACTGCCCAGACTCCACAGGAAGCCAATATCTAG
- a CDS encoding septation protein A produces the protein MKFLFDLFPIILFFIAFKFGDIYTATIVAMVATIGQILWVYYRHRKIDAMQWVSLVMIIVFGSLTIFLHDKTFIQLKPTALYWLFSGALLISAMFFNKNWIEVLMGKQVSLKPESSHSVWHRLNLAWSAFFFFMGALNLYIAFEYSEETWVNFKLFGSTGLLVAFVIIQGVWLSRHMEHPEQ, from the coding sequence ATGAAATTTTTATTTGACCTCTTCCCCATTATTCTGTTCTTTATCGCCTTTAAATTTGGTGATATCTATACGGCGACTATCGTAGCCATGGTTGCCACCATCGGACAGATTCTCTGGGTCTATTATCGTCATCGCAAAATCGATGCGATGCAATGGGTCAGCCTGGTGATGATTATTGTCTTTGGAAGCCTAACCATTTTCTTGCACGATAAGACCTTTATTCAATTGAAGCCAACCGCCCTCTATTGGCTCTTTTCAGGCGCTTTGCTTATCAGTGCAATGTTCTTTAATAAGAATTGGATTGAAGTATTAATGGGCAAGCAGGTAAGCCTCAAACCTGAGAGTTCCCACTCTGTATGGCATCGACTCAATCTGGCATGGTCAGCCTTCTTTTTCTTCATGGGTGCCCTCAACTTATATATTGCATTTGAATATTCTGAGGAAACCTGGGTCAATTTCAAACTCTTTGGCAGTACTGGACTGCTGGTAGCCTTTGTCATCATCCAAGGTGTTTGGCTATCACGCCATATGGAGCATCCAGAACAATGA
- the msrB gene encoding peptide-methionine (R)-S-oxide reductase MsrB, translating into MKKTDQEYKKILSDIEYRVTREAATERPFSGKYWDHWAQGKYTCVCCGTPLFLSDTKFDAGCGWPSYNAPQETSSIKEVRDTTHGMIRTEVRCANCDAHLGHVFDDGPMPTGLRYCINSASLSFDPSENAQASKKD; encoded by the coding sequence ATGAAAAAAACGGATCAAGAATATAAAAAAATCCTCAGCGATATTGAGTATCGAGTTACTCGTGAAGCGGCAACTGAGAGGCCTTTTAGTGGCAAGTATTGGGATCATTGGGCTCAAGGAAAATACACTTGTGTGTGCTGTGGCACCCCCCTCTTCTTGTCTGATACCAAATTTGATGCTGGTTGCGGATGGCCAAGCTATAACGCCCCTCAAGAGACATCATCTATCAAGGAAGTACGTGACACAACTCACGGCATGATTCGTACCGAAGTACGTTGCGCCAACTGTGATGCCCATTTAGGGCATGTCTTTGATGATGGCCCCATGCCTACTGGTCTACGTTACTGCATCAACTCTGCCTCTTTGAGCTTTGATCCCAGTGAGAATGCCCAAGCAAGTAAAAAAGACTAA
- a CDS encoding YdiU family protein, with translation MAFTLSGDDVCQITFPSPIPDPYWVAFSPSAANLIQLSVSQDGLPSDPAWLELLAGNSLSNGKHDFAKPISTVYSGHQFGVWAGQLGDGRAILLGEANGQEIQLKGAGKTLYSRMGDGRAVLRSSIREFLCSEAMNALGIPTTRALSVVGSALPVFRETMETAAVCARLAPSFIRIGHFEHFASTQSIVRLKELADLLIQDHYPECKNNVEPYLELFKHISVRNAKLVAQWQSVGFCHGVLNSDNISALGLTMDYGPFGFLDHFEIDHICNHSDHGGRYAYHRQPQIMHWNMACLASAFLPLLELTHDESQAQSILREALEEFPVAYAQAWQSTFRQKLGLQTSQDSDIQLIERLLQAMHDSSVDFTSFFRQLSQVKLEQAIEKITLRDQFVDRVAIDQWFTDYLQRLISESSQDAARIQAMNLVNPKYILRNHLAQAAIDKAQLHDFSEVTLLMNILSKPYDEQPEHEEYAAPPPADLERVAVSCSS, from the coding sequence ATGGCCTTTACTTTAAGCGGCGATGACGTCTGCCAGATCACCTTTCCGAGCCCAATTCCAGATCCTTATTGGGTAGCATTTTCACCTTCTGCGGCCAATCTTATTCAGCTCTCGGTTTCTCAGGATGGCCTGCCTTCTGATCCCGCATGGCTAGAGCTTCTAGCGGGAAACTCCTTAAGTAATGGCAAGCATGATTTTGCTAAGCCAATTTCAACAGTCTATAGCGGTCATCAGTTTGGGGTCTGGGCTGGTCAATTGGGTGATGGCAGAGCAATTTTGCTTGGCGAGGCTAATGGCCAAGAAATTCAACTCAAAGGTGCTGGCAAAACTCTGTATTCCCGTATGGGTGATGGACGAGCCGTCCTCAGATCTTCTATTCGAGAATTTTTATGTAGCGAGGCCATGAATGCACTCGGCATCCCAACAACTAGAGCGCTTTCAGTTGTTGGTTCAGCATTACCAGTTTTCCGCGAAACGATGGAGACTGCTGCTGTTTGTGCGCGCTTAGCACCTAGCTTTATTCGGATTGGTCATTTTGAGCACTTCGCTTCTACACAAAGCATCGTGCGGCTCAAAGAGCTAGCCGATTTATTAATTCAGGATCATTACCCTGAATGCAAAAACAATGTTGAACCTTATCTCGAGCTATTCAAACACATCAGCGTGCGTAATGCCAAGTTAGTGGCGCAATGGCAGTCTGTTGGTTTCTGCCATGGGGTCTTAAATAGTGACAATATCAGCGCACTTGGCCTGACGATGGACTACGGACCATTTGGGTTCTTAGATCATTTTGAAATAGATCATATTTGCAACCATAGTGATCACGGAGGTAGATACGCATACCATCGCCAACCTCAAATCATGCATTGGAATATGGCCTGCTTAGCCAGCGCCTTCTTACCACTCCTTGAGCTTACTCACGATGAAAGCCAAGCCCAATCAATATTACGCGAAGCCTTAGAAGAATTTCCTGTAGCCTATGCACAAGCATGGCAATCTACATTCAGACAAAAATTAGGGTTACAAACCTCTCAAGATAGCGACATCCAACTGATAGAGCGCTTATTGCAGGCAATGCATGATTCAAGCGTGGATTTCACCAGCTTCTTTAGACAACTTAGCCAAGTTAAATTAGAGCAAGCCATTGAGAAAATCACGCTAAGAGATCAATTCGTGGATCGTGTGGCAATAGACCAGTGGTTTACAGATTATCTTCAGCGCCTCATATCAGAATCTAGTCAAGATGCTGCAAGAATCCAGGCGATGAACCTAGTAAATCCTAAATATATTTTGCGCAATCATTTAGCACAAGCGGCTATTGATAAAGCACAACTACATGACTTTTCAGAAGTCACGCTATTAATGAATATCCTCAGCAAGCCCTATGATGAGCAGCCTGAGCATGAAGAGTATGCAGCGCCACCACCTGCAGATTTAGAAAGAGTTGCTGTGAGTTGCTCTTCTTAA
- a CDS encoding PaaI family thioesterase: MTKQVQINPQTQLANLGEELNVPFLKLLGVRFLSAEMGKGEILLALKPEHTNTWAVAHGGVLLTLMDVAMAVAARSGDPSDRSVVTIELKNNFMQAANGVLRVKADTVRRTATMAFCEAKLYNDQGEVCCMATGTFQYIKRLPARDSSGERVVNEDLRSK; encoded by the coding sequence ATGACTAAACAAGTACAAATTAATCCCCAAACTCAACTCGCCAATTTAGGTGAGGAGTTAAATGTTCCTTTTTTAAAACTATTGGGCGTTCGCTTTCTCAGCGCTGAGATGGGAAAGGGAGAAATCCTGTTGGCCCTAAAGCCAGAGCATACCAATACCTGGGCAGTGGCTCATGGCGGGGTGTTATTAACCTTGATGGATGTCGCGATGGCTGTTGCTGCTAGATCTGGTGATCCGAGTGATCGTAGTGTAGTCACCATTGAGCTCAAGAATAATTTTATGCAAGCTGCTAATGGAGTCTTGCGAGTGAAAGCAGATACAGTTCGTAGAACAGCGACTATGGCATTTTGTGAAGCAAAGCTCTACAACGATCAAGGGGAAGTCTGTTGCATGGCAACGGGAACATTCCAATACATTAAGCGTCTGCCAGCACGCGATAGCAGCGGTGAGCGGGTAGTGAACGAAGACCTTCGTTCAAAATAA
- a CDS encoding NRDE family protein, with protein MCLILFAWNSHPDYSLVVAANRDEFYERDTEGIAYWQEHPHVLAGRDRADVLGSPGTWLGFTKTGKFAALTNVRAPSEKNPDARTRGELSLMYLTSKDKPAEFMGENSKRFNQYNGFNLLMADLSDPQNAEMHWVSNRMLVGQNIRPRKVFPYQPLNPGVYGLSNAMLDTPWPKVNHRVAAFAQVLAMDHGQLKSADRYLKLLADTHHASDHELPSTGVSREWEKALSPAFIKTPSYGTRSSTVLRVRKDGQFEMVERRFDASGTVGHDVVTGALSTAPGSNLSV; from the coding sequence ATGTGCCTGATTCTTTTTGCCTGGAACTCACATCCTGACTACTCTTTAGTAGTTGCGGCGAATCGTGATGAGTTTTATGAGCGCGACACTGAAGGCATCGCCTATTGGCAAGAACACCCCCATGTATTAGCGGGTAGAGATCGTGCCGATGTCTTGGGTAGTCCTGGTACTTGGCTGGGCTTTACGAAAACGGGAAAGTTTGCCGCCTTAACGAATGTGCGCGCGCCTAGCGAAAAGAATCCAGATGCTAGAACACGTGGTGAGCTTTCCTTGATGTATCTCACCAGTAAAGATAAGCCGGCCGAGTTCATGGGAGAAAACTCGAAACGCTTTAATCAATACAACGGCTTTAATTTATTGATGGCAGATTTAAGCGATCCGCAAAATGCAGAAATGCATTGGGTCAGTAATCGCATGTTGGTAGGTCAAAATATCCGCCCTCGCAAAGTCTTTCCGTATCAACCGCTTAACCCTGGCGTGTATGGTTTATCTAATGCGATGCTGGATACTCCTTGGCCTAAAGTCAATCATCGGGTAGCCGCTTTTGCCCAAGTGTTGGCAATGGATCACGGTCAGCTCAAAAGTGCTGATCGATATCTCAAGCTATTAGCTGATACCCACCATGCTAGCGATCATGAATTACCCAGCACCGGCGTTAGCAGAGAGTGGGAAAAAGCACTATCCCCCGCCTTCATCAAAACACCTTCGTATGGAACACGTTCCAGCACTGTTTTAAGAGTCCGTAAAGATGGGCAATTTGAGATGGTGGAACGTCGCTTTGATGCTAGCGGTACTGTTGGCCATGATGTCGTCACCGGCGCATTAAGTACCGCGCCTGGCTCAAATCTATCAGTTTAA
- a CDS encoding folate-binding protein YgfZ: MTQTNQNTQIQAQVPSFGLTPLSKWGLIFVEGPDAASFLQNQLTNSVLGLNRTISPQIAYSYPSARLLGYCSPKGRLLASAWGALMPRDASADDRFALFISKDNAASTAKRLAMFVLRSKVKVTDVSALWNISGYFDLSDAIPSFAINDSQIGLRLPDVLASNQSYGRVLIAQEKVNELCDQAALDMWNDLEVLSAIPRIVLATQEQFVPQMINFESVAGVDFKKGCYPGQEIVARSQYRGAIKRRLFLAHILEKDLPIDSTQPGTELFHSQDPSQPAGMVVLSAPSPLDPGRTDLQVECKLEALEHGEIHLGSPQGPVLKIDSLPYPLIEI; this comes from the coding sequence ATGACACAGACTAATCAAAACACGCAAATTCAAGCACAAGTCCCCTCTTTTGGGCTCACTCCACTCTCGAAATGGGGCCTCATCTTTGTTGAGGGTCCAGATGCTGCCAGTTTTCTGCAAAATCAGCTCACGAATTCTGTTTTAGGTCTAAACCGCACTATATCGCCTCAAATTGCTTATTCCTATCCATCAGCAAGACTGTTGGGATACTGCAGCCCTAAAGGCAGATTACTTGCCAGCGCATGGGGTGCGTTAATGCCTAGAGATGCAAGCGCTGATGACCGATTCGCGCTCTTTATTTCTAAGGATAACGCTGCCAGTACTGCCAAACGGTTGGCAATGTTTGTATTGCGCTCTAAGGTCAAGGTAACTGATGTGTCGGCGCTCTGGAATATTTCTGGATACTTTGACTTGAGTGATGCGATCCCATCTTTCGCAATTAATGACTCTCAAATTGGATTGCGCTTGCCTGATGTGCTCGCCAGCAATCAATCCTATGGTCGTGTATTGATTGCTCAAGAGAAGGTCAATGAGTTATGCGATCAGGCTGCACTTGATATGTGGAATGATTTAGAAGTTTTAAGTGCTATTCCCCGTATCGTATTGGCGACGCAAGAACAGTTTGTCCCACAAATGATTAATTTTGAATCGGTTGCTGGGGTCGACTTCAAAAAAGGTTGCTATCCAGGACAAGAAATAGTGGCCCGTAGCCAATATCGGGGCGCCATCAAAAGACGTCTATTTTTGGCACATATTTTAGAAAAAGACCTACCAATAGACTCAACTCAGCCTGGTACTGAGTTATTTCATAGTCAGGACCCCAGTCAGCCAGCGGGGATGGTGGTTCTATCAGCCCCTAGCCCCTTAGACCCTGGCAGAACCGATCTTCAGGTGGAGTGCAAATTAGAAGCGCTCGAACATGGGGAAATTCATCTAGGAAGCCCCCAGGGACCTGTGTTAAAAATAGACTCATTACCCTATCCCTTAATCGAAATCTAA
- the mltG gene encoding endolytic transglycosylase MltG, with protein sequence MRRKIQGRSFFSQKKTWGRRLRSYLLVLIGALVFIYGGIFLWPVVPSQTNTQEALLYKVKISPQSSLGSIAQQLQEQGLSTPMLPFQVSARALFVGSKLKPGTYLLPTEASLGKILLQIARGDRVRESIAIIPGMTIWQLRALVDSHPALIHQTKGISSKALLQSLNLTYPGDEGIFFPDTYVFDPDEPDINIYRRASVAMQKQLLQAWDQKDPSSPLKTPYELLILSSIIEKETGRSSDRGLVAAVFLNRLNQGMKLQTDPTVIYGIGKGFDGNLRKADLRKDSPYNTYMNKGLPPTPIAMPSKESLIAAVRPAQSKALYFVAKGDGTSHFSQTLGEHESAVDRYQRKLAPKSK encoded by the coding sequence ATGCGCAGAAAAATTCAGGGAAGATCCTTTTTTAGCCAGAAAAAGACTTGGGGTCGTCGCTTACGATCCTACCTGCTGGTATTAATAGGTGCTCTGGTATTTATTTATGGTGGGATTTTTTTATGGCCTGTTGTGCCAAGCCAGACCAATACTCAAGAGGCATTGCTTTATAAAGTCAAAATTTCTCCGCAATCTAGCTTGGGCAGTATTGCTCAACAATTGCAAGAGCAGGGTCTATCAACCCCTATGCTGCCGTTTCAAGTCAGTGCCCGCGCATTATTTGTTGGTTCAAAATTAAAGCCAGGTACTTATTTATTACCGACAGAAGCGAGCCTCGGAAAAATATTGTTACAGATTGCGCGCGGTGATCGAGTGCGTGAAAGTATCGCCATTATTCCTGGCATGACTATATGGCAACTTCGCGCTCTAGTTGATTCTCACCCAGCATTGATACATCAAACCAAAGGCATTAGCTCAAAAGCTTTATTGCAAAGCCTGAATCTTACTTATCCTGGCGATGAAGGCATCTTCTTTCCGGATACGTATGTATTTGATCCCGATGAACCCGATATCAATATCTACCGGCGCGCTTCTGTGGCAATGCAAAAACAACTTTTACAAGCTTGGGATCAAAAAGATCCCAGCTCCCCTCTCAAAACGCCTTATGAACTCTTGATTTTGTCCTCGATTATTGAGAAAGAAACAGGCCGATCTAGTGACCGAGGCTTAGTAGCGGCAGTGTTTCTGAATCGACTCAATCAAGGCATGAAGCTGCAGACCGACCCTACAGTGATTTATGGCATTGGCAAAGGATTCGATGGCAACTTACGTAAGGCAGACCTGCGCAAAGATAGTCCCTACAATACCTATATGAACAAAGGATTGCCGCCTACGCCTATCGCTATGCCCAGCAAAGAATCGTTGATAGCAGCTGTTCGACCTGCTCAAAGCAAGGCCCTATATTTTGTGGCCAAGGGGGATGGAACGAGTCATTTTTCACAAACCTTAGGCGAACATGAATCTGCCGTTGATCGCTATCAGCGCAAACTCGCCCCCAAATCAAAATAA
- the tmk gene encoding dTMP kinase, whose translation MTANSPGYFISFEGIDGAGKSTHIDALCKLMQEYYPNHEVVVTREPGGTPLGEQLRGLLLDAPMNLETEALLMFAARREHLAQVIEPALAAGKIVISDRFTDASFAYQGGGRGLSIAKLNDLERWVQGREDGALLQPNLTILFDLPGEVAEARRSKVRAPDKFEKMDLNFFEKVRQEYLRRAKEDPQRFHLVDATQTPEAIWNGLQALKINF comes from the coding sequence ATGACTGCAAATTCTCCTGGATATTTCATTAGCTTTGAAGGTATTGATGGTGCTGGCAAGAGTACTCATATCGATGCATTATGCAAGCTGATGCAAGAGTACTACCCAAATCATGAAGTGGTGGTGACTCGTGAGCCAGGTGGAACCCCCTTAGGCGAGCAATTGCGTGGACTCCTATTAGATGCGCCGATGAATCTAGAAACTGAGGCGCTCTTAATGTTTGCAGCCCGCCGAGAGCATTTAGCGCAAGTGATTGAGCCGGCACTAGCGGCCGGAAAGATTGTGATTTCAGATCGCTTCACCGATGCAAGTTTTGCTTATCAAGGCGGCGGCCGAGGTCTTAGCATCGCGAAATTAAATGACCTGGAACGATGGGTACAAGGTCGTGAAGACGGTGCATTACTTCAACCCAATTTAACCATCTTGTTTGATTTACCTGGCGAAGTGGCAGAGGCGCGTCGCTCTAAAGTAAGGGCGCCGGATAAGTTTGAAAAAATGGATCTGAATTTCTTTGAAAAAGTACGCCAAGAATATCTGCGACGGGCTAAAGAAGATCCTCAGCGCTTTCACTTAGTTGATGCGACCCAAACGCCAGAGGCTATTTGGAATGGCTTACAAGCTCTCAAGATCAACTTCTAA
- a CDS encoding DNA polymerase III subunit delta' gives MNDLMFPAKQHSKVAPWLQPLWEGLDFQQFPNAILLHGQSGIGKFAFAVELAKALLCESSPGSSKPCNQCEACHWFNTGNHPDFIALVPETHRKLLPQADYEADEVTKKGKVARDDSDSEPAEKKEKKNISIEETRSAIESLSIGSHRGGNRIILIYPLEMLRSDSANTLLKSLEEPPANTIFILLADRVDRVLPTIRSRCRLLTAPRPNRSEGLAWLKDQLPQIAGFKVIDGDIETIYDEQGGAPYSVLDSLIARHHQDDKDELTIAIAASRLLLQSMTQGGRIAWLETAEKIHKAQYSFLLATMQRWVSDLQLVSQGGSPRYYPKHLVTLKSLAQSARSLKLHQFWKSLVQARRSENHPLASRIQLEALLSQYQQVFEG, from the coding sequence ATGAATGACTTGATGTTTCCGGCGAAGCAACATAGTAAGGTTGCACCATGGCTGCAACCCTTATGGGAAGGATTAGACTTTCAGCAATTTCCCAATGCGATTTTGTTACATGGTCAATCAGGTATTGGTAAATTTGCTTTTGCAGTTGAATTAGCAAAAGCTTTGCTGTGCGAATCCAGTCCAGGATCGAGCAAGCCCTGTAATCAATGTGAAGCATGTCATTGGTTTAATACTGGCAACCACCCTGACTTTATTGCTTTGGTACCGGAAACCCACCGCAAACTTTTGCCGCAAGCTGATTATGAGGCAGATGAAGTAACAAAAAAAGGCAAAGTTGCTCGCGATGATTCTGATAGTGAACCAGCCGAGAAAAAAGAAAAGAAAAATATCTCGATTGAAGAAACCCGCAGTGCGATCGAAAGTCTTTCAATAGGTTCGCATCGGGGTGGTAATCGCATCATCTTAATTTACCCACTTGAAATGCTGCGCTCTGATTCAGCTAATACTCTATTGAAATCACTAGAAGAGCCTCCGGCCAATACTATTTTTATCTTATTAGCAGATCGTGTTGATCGAGTCTTACCAACCATACGATCACGCTGTCGATTATTGACAGCACCTCGCCCAAATCGCAGCGAGGGCTTGGCATGGCTAAAAGATCAGCTACCACAGATCGCAGGGTTTAAAGTCATTGATGGGGATATCGAAACGATCTATGACGAGCAGGGCGGGGCACCCTATTCTGTGTTGGATTCCTTAATCGCTCGTCATCATCAAGACGATAAAGATGAGCTAACTATCGCCATTGCGGCTTCTCGTCTTTTATTGCAATCGATGACACAGGGCGGTCGGATTGCCTGGCTAGAAACAGCTGAAAAGATTCATAAAGCGCAATATTCATTTTTACTAGCTACTATGCAACGTTGGGTTTCAGATCTCCAGTTGGTTTCACAGGGTGGAAGTCCTCGTTATTACCCCAAACATCTTGTAACTCTGAAGAGTCTGGCGCAAAGCGCCAGAAGCCTCAAACTCCATCAGTTTTGGAAATCGCTAGTGCAAGCTCGTCGTTCAGAAAATCATCCTCTCGCCAGCCGTATTCAACTAGAAGCATTACTTTCTCAATATCAGCAAGTCTTTGAAGGCTAG
- a CDS encoding TatD family hydrolase — MFIDSHCHLDFPEFQARLPEVLANMKAAKVSHALCVSVDLPDFPNVLKLAQDHPHLYASVGVHPDYEDTPEPSVEFLVETAKQQAKIIAIGETGLDYYRMGERSYESMEWQRKRFRTHIRAALLAKKPLIIHTRSASEDTINILKEEGADGIGGVMHCFTESLEVARKAMDMGFYISFSGIVTFKSAKDLQETCKQVPLERMLIETDSPYLAPIPYRGKTNEPAWVSKVGEFIATLKGVPIEKLASSTSDNFYQCFQIDRMAN; from the coding sequence ATGTTTATCGACTCACACTGCCATCTGGATTTCCCGGAGTTTCAAGCCCGCTTGCCGGAAGTCTTAGCAAATATGAAGGCAGCTAAAGTCAGTCATGCGCTCTGTGTTTCAGTTGATTTGCCAGATTTTCCGAATGTTTTGAAGCTTGCTCAGGATCACCCGCATTTATATGCTTCCGTCGGTGTTCATCCCGACTATGAGGATACCCCCGAACCAAGCGTTGAGTTTTTGGTTGAAACAGCTAAACAGCAAGCCAAAATAATTGCCATTGGTGAAACTGGTTTGGATTACTACCGCATGGGTGAGCGTAGCTATGAATCGATGGAGTGGCAAAGAAAGCGCTTCAGAACCCACATTAGGGCCGCACTTTTAGCCAAGAAACCGTTGATTATTCATACACGTTCGGCCTCCGAAGACACCATCAATATTCTGAAGGAAGAGGGTGCTGATGGGATTGGCGGGGTGATGCATTGTTTCACCGAAAGCTTAGAGGTGGCCCGTAAAGCGATGGATATGGGCTTTTATATCTCCTTCTCGGGCATTGTCACCTTTAAGAGTGCTAAAGACCTGCAAGAGACTTGTAAACAGGTTCCTTTAGAGCGCATGCTCATAGAAACAGACTCGCCTTATTTAGCTCCAATTCCTTATCGTGGCAAGACTAATGAACCTGCTTGGGTATCTAAAGTTGGTGAATTTATTGCCACCCTCAAGGGCGTCCCCATAGAGAAGCTTGCTAGTAGTACAAGTGATAATTTTTATCAATGTTTTCAAATAGATAGAATGGCTAATTAA
- a CDS encoding ankyrin repeat domain-containing protein, whose product MSKFTFKSLALLAILGVSISSYGQSEAQIANFTKAAKFDDISEVKALIAAGVSPNAVDSKGDPMLVIAIRDKSAKVIDFLLKDKKTDVDLSNSFGETPLMLASIEGDLPVVKTLVLQNKAKIDHIGWTPLHYACAKGQLNVAQFLIANGAMIDSRAPNGTTPLMMATQAGNEELIKLLLDKGADLRMRNLNGFSAIDIAEIYQKPWIADGLKSRWQRLYKESYPGPAKVRSAAS is encoded by the coding sequence ATGTCGAAGTTTACTTTTAAATCATTAGCTTTATTAGCTATTTTGGGTGTATCAATCAGCTCTTATGGACAAAGTGAAGCGCAAATTGCCAATTTCACTAAAGCAGCCAAATTTGATGACATCTCAGAGGTGAAAGCACTCATTGCGGCTGGTGTGAGTCCAAATGCAGTCGATTCTAAAGGCGATCCAATGCTCGTCATCGCAATTCGAGATAAATCCGCAAAAGTGATTGATTTTTTACTCAAAGATAAGAAAACAGATGTAGATCTATCCAATTCTTTTGGTGAAACGCCCCTAATGCTGGCCTCTATAGAGGGTGATTTACCAGTAGTTAAGACTTTGGTGCTGCAAAACAAGGCCAAAATTGATCATATTGGCTGGACACCGTTGCACTATGCTTGTGCAAAGGGTCAATTGAATGTGGCTCAATTTTTAATCGCCAATGGAGCAATGATTGATTCTAGAGCTCCGAATGGCACCACACCATTGATGATGGCCACTCAAGCAGGCAATGAGGAGCTAATAAAATTGCTGCTTGATAAAGGCGCTGACTTACGCATGCGTAATTTGAATGGTTTTTCGGCCATCGATATTGCGGAGATATACCAGAAGCCTTGGATAGCGGATGGGCTCAAATCACGCTGGCAGCGCCTCTATAAAGAGTCATATCCAGGGCCCGCTAAAGTTCGGTCAGCCGCTTCTTGA